One Hordeum vulgare subsp. vulgare chromosome 4H, MorexV3_pseudomolecules_assembly, whole genome shotgun sequence DNA window includes the following coding sequences:
- the LOC123449411 gene encoding uncharacterized protein LOC123449411 isoform X2 produces MSGGSMAMGARSKHHPKSLALRCYCYAASHRSLTLLVWGLAALVVLLNFHLLVTHGKDEQTGRASEIHRTVLRELEVVEEERFQVTPARSRRNPRAVRRKGEHTKPLSVVDEFLDESSAVHDMFFPEPRTAIDPLHGGNDSMYFYHPGRVWLDTDGKPIQAHGGGVLYDERTETYFWYGENKDGKTYKAHSKGADRVDIVGVSCYSSKDLWAWKNEGVVLRGEKKNVTHDLHVSNVLERPKVIYNDRTGKYVMWMHIDDANYTKASVGVAVSDTPTGPFSYLYSKRPHDCESRDMTIFKDDNGKAYLIYSSEDNSELHIGQLTDDYLDVTDDMRRFLIAQHREAPSLFKFDGTYYMITSGCTGWAPNTALAHAATSVMGPWETLGNPCVGGNDIFRSTTFFSQSTFVLPLPGLRGSFIFMADRWNPSELRDSRYVWLPLTIGGVPDEAADYSFMFPLWSRVSIYWHRRWRLPEGWTDS; encoded by the exons ATGAGCGGCGGCAGCATGGCCATGGGCGCGAGGAGCAAGCACCATCCCAAATCTTTGGCCCTGCGCTGCTACTGCTACGCGGCGAGCCACCGCTCCCTGACCCTGCTGGTGTGGGGCCTGGCGGCGCTGGTGGTCCTCCTGAACTTCCACCTGCTCGTCACCCACGGCAAGGATGAGCAGACCGGCAGGGCGAGCGAGATCCACCGGACGGTCCTCAGGGAgctggaggtggtggaggaggagaggtTCCAGGTGACGCCCGCCCGGAGCCGGAGGAACCCGCGGGCCGTGCGGCGCAAGGGGGAGCACACCAAGCCGCTGTCCGTGGTGGACGAGTTCCTGGACGAGTCCTCGGCGGTGCACGACATGTTCTTCCCGGAGCCGAGGACGGCCATCGACCCGCTCCATGGCGGCAACGACAGCATGTACTTCTACCACCCCGGCAGGGTGTGGCTCGACACCGACGGCAAGCCGATTCAGGCTCACGGAGGCGGCGTGCTGTACGACGAGAGGACCGAGACCTACTTCTGGTACGGAGAGAACAAGGATGGCAAGACCTACAAGGCTCACAGCAAGGGTGCTGATCGA GTTGACATTGTTGGAGTGAGTTGCTATTCTTCAAAGGACCTGTGGGCATGGAAAAATGAAGGAGTTGTGCTCCGTGGTGAGAAAAAGAATGTGACACATGACCTCCACGTATCCAATGTCCTGGAGAGGCCGAAGGTGATCTACAACGATCGGACCGGCAAATACGTGATGTGGATGCACATAGATGATGCTAACTACACCAAGGCCTCGGTTGGGGTGGCTGTCAGCGACACTCCCACAGGCCCATTCTCGTACCTCTACAGCAAGCGCCCGCATGACTGCGAAAGCAGAGACATGACTATTTTCAAGGATGACAATGGGAAGGCCTACCTGATATACTCATCCGAGGACAACAGCGAGCTCCACATCGGCCAGCTAACCGACGACTACCTTGACGTGACCGATGACATGAGGAGGTTTCTCATTGCGCAACATAGAGAAGCTCCGTCGCTCTTCAAGTTCGACGGCACCTACTACATGATAACCTCAGGGTGCACGGGCTGGGCACCAAACACCGCGTTGGCTCACGCCGCGACGTCGGTCATGGGACCTTGGGAGACGCTGGGCAATCCCTGCGTGGGAGGGAACGACATATTCCGGTCGACGACATTCTTCTCCCAGAGCACATTCGTGCTGCCACTTCCAGGCCTGAGAGGTTCATTCATCTTCATGGCTGACCGGTGGAACCCTTCGGAGCTGAGGGACTCGCGGTACGTGTGGCTGCCGTTGACAATAGGTGGTGTGCCGGATGAGGCCGCAGACTACAGCTTCATGTTCCCGCTCTGGTCTCGGGTGTCGATTTACTGGCACCGGCGATGGCGGCTCCCTGAGGGGTGGACAGATTCTTGA
- the LOC123449411 gene encoding uncharacterized protein LOC123449411 isoform X1: MRSVLANLPEIISAYQPERMSGGSMAMGARSKHHPKSLALRCYCYAASHRSLTLLVWGLAALVVLLNFHLLVTHGKDEQTGRASEIHRTVLRELEVVEEERFQVTPARSRRNPRAVRRKGEHTKPLSVVDEFLDESSAVHDMFFPEPRTAIDPLHGGNDSMYFYHPGRVWLDTDGKPIQAHGGGVLYDERTETYFWYGENKDGKTYKAHSKGADRVDIVGVSCYSSKDLWAWKNEGVVLRGEKKNVTHDLHVSNVLERPKVIYNDRTGKYVMWMHIDDANYTKASVGVAVSDTPTGPFSYLYSKRPHDCESRDMTIFKDDNGKAYLIYSSEDNSELHIGQLTDDYLDVTDDMRRFLIAQHREAPSLFKFDGTYYMITSGCTGWAPNTALAHAATSVMGPWETLGNPCVGGNDIFRSTTFFSQSTFVLPLPGLRGSFIFMADRWNPSELRDSRYVWLPLTIGGVPDEAADYSFMFPLWSRVSIYWHRRWRLPEGWTDS; the protein is encoded by the exons atgcgcTCTGTTTTGGCGAACCTTCCCGAAATCATCTC CGCATACCAGCCGGAGCGGATGAGCGGCGGCAGCATGGCCATGGGCGCGAGGAGCAAGCACCATCCCAAATCTTTGGCCCTGCGCTGCTACTGCTACGCGGCGAGCCACCGCTCCCTGACCCTGCTGGTGTGGGGCCTGGCGGCGCTGGTGGTCCTCCTGAACTTCCACCTGCTCGTCACCCACGGCAAGGATGAGCAGACCGGCAGGGCGAGCGAGATCCACCGGACGGTCCTCAGGGAgctggaggtggtggaggaggagaggtTCCAGGTGACGCCCGCCCGGAGCCGGAGGAACCCGCGGGCCGTGCGGCGCAAGGGGGAGCACACCAAGCCGCTGTCCGTGGTGGACGAGTTCCTGGACGAGTCCTCGGCGGTGCACGACATGTTCTTCCCGGAGCCGAGGACGGCCATCGACCCGCTCCATGGCGGCAACGACAGCATGTACTTCTACCACCCCGGCAGGGTGTGGCTCGACACCGACGGCAAGCCGATTCAGGCTCACGGAGGCGGCGTGCTGTACGACGAGAGGACCGAGACCTACTTCTGGTACGGAGAGAACAAGGATGGCAAGACCTACAAGGCTCACAGCAAGGGTGCTGATCGA GTTGACATTGTTGGAGTGAGTTGCTATTCTTCAAAGGACCTGTGGGCATGGAAAAATGAAGGAGTTGTGCTCCGTGGTGAGAAAAAGAATGTGACACATGACCTCCACGTATCCAATGTCCTGGAGAGGCCGAAGGTGATCTACAACGATCGGACCGGCAAATACGTGATGTGGATGCACATAGATGATGCTAACTACACCAAGGCCTCGGTTGGGGTGGCTGTCAGCGACACTCCCACAGGCCCATTCTCGTACCTCTACAGCAAGCGCCCGCATGACTGCGAAAGCAGAGACATGACTATTTTCAAGGATGACAATGGGAAGGCCTACCTGATATACTCATCCGAGGACAACAGCGAGCTCCACATCGGCCAGCTAACCGACGACTACCTTGACGTGACCGATGACATGAGGAGGTTTCTCATTGCGCAACATAGAGAAGCTCCGTCGCTCTTCAAGTTCGACGGCACCTACTACATGATAACCTCAGGGTGCACGGGCTGGGCACCAAACACCGCGTTGGCTCACGCCGCGACGTCGGTCATGGGACCTTGGGAGACGCTGGGCAATCCCTGCGTGGGAGGGAACGACATATTCCGGTCGACGACATTCTTCTCCCAGAGCACATTCGTGCTGCCACTTCCAGGCCTGAGAGGTTCATTCATCTTCATGGCTGACCGGTGGAACCCTTCGGAGCTGAGGGACTCGCGGTACGTGTGGCTGCCGTTGACAATAGGTGGTGTGCCGGATGAGGCCGCAGACTACAGCTTCATGTTCCCGCTCTGGTCTCGGGTGTCGATTTACTGGCACCGGCGATGGCGGCTCCCTGAGGGGTGGACAGATTCTTGA